CGACGAACTGGGCGTCGAAATTGCGTCCGTAGAGGATCGACAGTATCAGGCAGAAGTGACGGTCGCGTTCGAACTCCAGGAGTAGCGTAATCAGGTCCGGAAGGACTCGCCGCAGCCACACTCGCTGACGACGTTCGGGTTTTCGACGTGGAAGCCCTCGGCCTGGAGGCCGCTCTCGTAGTCGAGGACGCTGCCCTCGATGTACTTGAGACTCGCGGGGTCGACGAAGACCCGCAGGTCGTGGTGTTCGTAGATCGTGTCGTCGGCCTCCGGTTTCTCGTCGAATCGCATTCCGTAGGAGAGGCCGGCACAGCCGCCTTGCTGGACGAACAGTCGGAGTCCGGCCTCCGTCGTGTCGTAGTCTTCGGTCTCGAGTAACTCGAGGGCGCGCTCGGCGGCGGTCTCGGTCACCTCGATTCGTGGGTTGGCGGATCCACCGTCTGCGCTCTCCGTGCTCATACTGCACTCCACGGCTGCCTCGGTGTTAACTGTGACGCTCGTCGAGGGAGGGGGAACTCACTCGTCGTCCTGGACGTCGAGACGGACGCGGACGCTCTCGACGTGGGCCTCGAGGCCCTCTGCGTCGGCGAGAGTCGTGATGGTTGGCGCGAGTTCCGTGAGTCCGTCGCCGGAGAGCCGTTGCACCGTCGTGGCCCGGAGGAAGTGCTCCACCGAGAGGCCGCCCGTGACTTTTGCGCCGCCGTTCGTCGGGAGGACGTGGTTGGTGCCGCTAGCGTAGTCACCCGCCGCGACGGGGGTGTTCGGGCCGAGGAAGACGCTCCCGGCGCTGTCGACGCGCTCCAGGATGGACTCGTCGTCGTCGGCGACGATCGCGAGGTGTTCGGGGGCGTACTCCTCGGTGAAGAGGATCGCCTCGCTCATCGACCGGGCGAGCAAGACGGCGCTGGCGTCGTTTTCGAGTGCCTCCTGGATGGTCTCCTCGCGCTCGCGTTCAGGGAGCGATTCCTCGAGCGCGTCGACGACGGCCTCGGCGGTCGCCTCGTCGTCCGTGACGGCGACGACGGAGGCGTTCGGGTCGTGTTCGGCCTGGGCGAGGAGTTCGGCGGCGACGTAGTCGGGATTGGCGGTCTCGTCGGCGACGACGACGACCTCGCTCGGCCCCGCGAGGAAGTCGATCTCCACCTCGTCGCGAACCTCGGCTTTCGCGGCGGTCACCCAGCGGTTGCCGGGTCCGACGACCTTCTGGACAGATGTGACGCTCTCGGTCCCGTAGGCCAGGGCGGCGACGGCCTGGGCGCCGCCGACGCTGTAGACGGCGTCGGCTCCGGCGAGGTGGATCGTCGCGAGCGTGACCGGGTTGATCTCCTCGGCTGGCGGCGTCACCACGGAGACGTGCTCGACGCCCGCGACGACGGCGGGGACGACACCCATGATCGCGCTCGAGGGGTAGGCGGCCGTGCCGCCGGGGACGTAGACGCCGACGCGCTCGAGCGGCCGGAATCGTCGGCCGAGTTCGCGGCCGTCGTCGAACTCGTGTCGCCAGTCCTCGGGGAGTTGGGCCTCGTGGAACTCGCGGACGTTCTCGATGGCGGTTTCGATGGCGTCGCGGACGTCGTCCGAGAGGTCCTGGACGGCGCGCTCGCACTGGTCGGTGATCTCGAGGTTGCCGACGTCGACGCCGTCGAACTCGCGACAGTACTCCCGGACAGCGACGTCGCCTTCTTCGCGGACGCGCTCGACGATCTCGCGGGCGTCGTTCCTGGCGGCATCGATTCCGGCGTCGCGCTGGAACAGGGCCGCCCGGGCCTCGAGGCCGAGGTCGGCGATTTCGGTGACGGAGAACGCAGTCATAGCGGCAAATTCGCGCGTGCGATGAAAAACGGTTGCGTTCGCGTCCGGGGTTACGACTTACGCGTCCCCCTCTGCATCCGCGTCGGCGTCTTCCTCGATGGGCACGATACCGATCGCCGCGGCGGTCGCTCGGAGGAAGAGGAAGACGGCGAGTGCGAACCCGACGAGGCCGATGGGGGCGGCGACCGTCTGGGCCATTTGGAACGACGGGAGGACGATCCGACTGAATCCGAGCACGACGAAGCTCAGGACGACGAGTCCGAAGGCGAGCAGCGAGAGTCGAACGAAGTCGTGCTGGTCCATAGTCGAGTTACGTGACGTCATCGCTAAGTGGTATCGGAATGTCGTCGACGGGTTCGACGGCTTCGATAGATTCGACGACTCCAATGGCTTCGAAGGGGTCGCTGGATTCGCTCGGTTCGCTAGGTTCGACGGCTTCGTTGGCGCCGGGGAATTCGACAGATCCAGAGAGGGTGATAGCCAGCGTCGATCGCACCACCACCCGTACGAGGCGGTTCGAAAAACGACGACCGACAGCGCGCCGCTCCAGGAGAAACGTCGAATGCCGACCGACAGTATTCGTTTCGATGACGACACATCGAATTCAGTAGCGACGTTGAAGCGTTTCCCCCTCATACGTCAGGTATGTCTCGTGCAGCGGACCTCGCGGACGTCCTCGCCGACTGTTCGTCGCTCGTGATCGTCTGTCACGACAACCCCGACCCGGACACGCTCGCGAGCGCGCTCGCACTCGAAGCGATCGCGACCGACCAGGACGTCGCCGAGACGGCCATCGCCTACGGCGGCGAGATATCCCACCAGCAAAACCGGGCGTTCGTCAACCGCCTCGAGGTCGACGTAGAACCGCTCGAGGACCTCGAGATCGGCGAATACGACTGTATCGCGTTCGTCGATCACTCCATGCCGACGGCGAACACGGCGCTCGACGTTCGGTTCGAACCGGACGTGATCGTCGATCACCACCCCGGCGAATCCGGCGACGCGGCGTTCGTCGACGTCCGAACCGACTACGGGGCGACGGCGACGATCTTCGTCGAGTATCTCCACGAACTCGAGGTCCCGTTGACGACGCGACTGGCATCCGCGTTGCTCTTCGCGCTTCACCGCGAGCGCCTGGACTTCGTCCGCGAGCCGACCCAGCGGGAGTACGAAGCCGCGCTGGCGGTGTACCCCGAGGCCGACCTCGAGACGCTCGAACAGCTGTACGGCAGCGCCTTCTCGCCGGCGACCATCGACGCGATCGGTCGGGCGATAACCTCCCGCGAGCGCCGTGGGTCGTCGGTGATCGCGAGCGTCGGTCGAACGGTCGAGACGGACGCGCTTCCTCAGGCAGCGGACTACCTCCTCAACATCGAGGGCGTCAACACGACGCTCACCTACGGCATCGTCGACGGGACGGTTCGACTGAGCGGGCGGTCGATCGACCCGCGGATCAACATCGGTGACGTTCTCGAGGAAGCCTACGGCGAGTTCGGTTCGGTTGGCGGCCACCACGACATGGCTGGCGGCCGAATTGGGCTGGGACTGTTCGCTGACGAGGCCAGCGATAACGAGAGCGTGCTGGCGTTCGTCGGGACCCGCGTTCGGCGACGGTTTTTCGAGGCGCTGAATCTCGATTCCGAGCGCAGTTCCGAGGAGTGAGTCGCTCAGTCGATGTCGATTCGCCTGGGTTCGCCTGCTGGCTGGCGTTTCGCGAGCGTGACCGTCAGCACGCCGTTGTTGAGCGTCGCGTCGACGGCGGCGGTCTCGACCGGGTCGGGAAACGCCACTCGCCGATTGAAAGAACTGGCTTGCCGCTCGTGTCTGATGATGCTCGCATCGTCTCGATCTCGCGTCTGGTCCCGAGTGCCGCGTATCTGCAGGCTCTCGGCTGACACCTGGATCTCGAGGTCGTCCGCGTCGTAGCCGGGGACGTCGGCGCTGACGACGAACGCGTGGCCGTAGTCGGCGACGTCGACGTTGGGTTCACGGTCGTGGAGCGACCAACCGAGGCCGCCTCTGGGGGTGAACTCGGGGTTCCACGAACTGGTCGCGTCCGTGAACTCGCGGCCGAGTCGCTCGAGGAACGCACCGAGGTCGTCCAGTGGGTTGGGACGTCGTGACATGGTCGTCTCGAGTAACGCCATCGGGACCGAAAAGTCCTCTGCACGCCGAGGTGACCGTCAGAATAGTTGAGCGCACCAGGATGTCGGGATACTGGGACGTCGGGGCACTGGGCGTTGGGGCACCAGGACGCCGGGGAGGCAAGACGTCGGGGAACTGGGCGTCGGAGAAGGAGGAAACCGGGCGCTGGGCATCGGAGAGGTAAGACGCCGGAGCGCTGGGACGTCAGGGCGCTCGAGGGCAACCCCTGCACACGACAGGGGAGGATACTCCCCCGTGGCACTCGTCGATTCACTCGATGACGGACGCAACCGCACTATTCGTCGTGAGCGAGTACGGCTACTGGGGCGAGGAGTGCATCGACCCGCTCGAGACGCTCGAAGACGCGGGCGTCGAGGTGACGATCGCGACGCCCTCCGGCGGGCCGCCGGAGATCGACGATCGCTCGATCGATCCCGAGACGGTCGGCGAGGAGACCGCCGAACGCGTCCAGGAGCGCCACGAGGCGGACCAACGACTGCGCGATCCGGAGGCCATCGCGGACGTCCACGCCGAGGACTTCGACGCAGTCGTCTTCCCGGGCGGGCACGGCACCGAGTGGGACATCAATCAGGACCATCACGCTCGAGGCGCCCTGAGAACGATCCTGGAGGGCGAGGGGAAGGCCCTGGTCGTCTGCCACGCCGTCGGTATACTCGCGTTCGCCCGCGACAGCCACGGCGCGTTCGTCGCCAACGGGAGACGGGTCACCGGGTTCCCCAACGACTGGGAGGAAGACATCGTCGACGACCGAGACCTGCTCCCCGACGGCCGCAAGCTCCCCTACTGGGTCGAAGACGAGGTCACTACCGCCGGCGCCGACTGGGACGCCGACGCCGGGGCCGACACGGACGTGAT
This region of Natronosalvus halobius genomic DNA includes:
- a CDS encoding Hsp20/alpha crystallin family protein, with the translated sequence MSRRPNPLDDLGAFLERLGREFTDATSSWNPEFTPRGGLGWSLHDREPNVDVADYGHAFVVSADVPGYDADDLEIQVSAESLQIRGTRDQTRDRDDASIIRHERQASSFNRRVAFPDPVETAAVDATLNNGVLTVTLAKRQPAGEPRRIDID
- a CDS encoding type 1 glutamine amidotransferase domain-containing protein; protein product: MTDATALFVVSEYGYWGEECIDPLETLEDAGVEVTIATPSGGPPEIDDRSIDPETVGEETAERVQERHEADQRLRDPEAIADVHAEDFDAVVFPGGHGTEWDINQDHHARGALRTILEGEGKALVVCHAVGILAFARDSHGAFVANGRRVTGFPNDWEEDIVDDRDLLPDGRKLPYWVEDEVTTAGADWDADAGADTDVIVDGDLITGRGPESSRAAAETLLEELGQ
- the hisD gene encoding histidinol dehydrogenase is translated as MTAFSVTEIADLGLEARAALFQRDAGIDAARNDAREIVERVREEGDVAVREYCREFDGVDVGNLEITDQCERAVQDLSDDVRDAIETAIENVREFHEAQLPEDWRHEFDDGRELGRRFRPLERVGVYVPGGTAAYPSSAIMGVVPAVVAGVEHVSVVTPPAEEINPVTLATIHLAGADAVYSVGGAQAVAALAYGTESVTSVQKVVGPGNRWVTAAKAEVRDEVEIDFLAGPSEVVVVADETANPDYVAAELLAQAEHDPNASVVAVTDDEATAEAVVDALEESLPEREREETIQEALENDASAVLLARSMSEAILFTEEYAPEHLAIVADDDESILERVDSAGSVFLGPNTPVAAGDYASGTNHVLPTNGGAKVTGGLSVEHFLRATTVQRLSGDGLTELAPTITTLADAEGLEAHVESVRVRLDVQDDE
- a CDS encoding HesB/IscA family protein, whose protein sequence is MSTESADGGSANPRIEVTETAAERALELLETEDYDTTEAGLRLFVQQGGCAGLSYGMRFDEKPEADDTIYEHHDLRVFVDPASLKYIEGSVLDYESGLQAEGFHVENPNVVSECGCGESFRT
- a CDS encoding DHH family phosphoesterase — its product is MSRAADLADVLADCSSLVIVCHDNPDPDTLASALALEAIATDQDVAETAIAYGGEISHQQNRAFVNRLEVDVEPLEDLEIGEYDCIAFVDHSMPTANTALDVRFEPDVIVDHHPGESGDAAFVDVRTDYGATATIFVEYLHELEVPLTTRLASALLFALHRERLDFVREPTQREYEAALAVYPEADLETLEQLYGSAFSPATIDAIGRAITSRERRGSSVIASVGRTVETDALPQAADYLLNIEGVNTTLTYGIVDGTVRLSGRSIDPRINIGDVLEEAYGEFGSVGGHHDMAGGRIGLGLFADEASDNESVLAFVGTRVRRRFFEALNLDSERSSEE